The Mesorhizobium sp. M1D.F.Ca.ET.043.01.1.1 genome contains a region encoding:
- the xylF gene encoding D-xylose ABC transporter substrate-binding protein — protein MKKFATAMLAGVALSLTLASVAEAKDKVIGVSWSNFQEERWKTDEAAMKKAIEAAGDKYISADAQSNPGKQLTDVESLISQGANALIVLAQDASAIGPAVQKALDEGIPVVGYDRLIENKDVFYLTFDNKEVGRMQAREVFKVKPEGNYVFIKGSGADPNADFLFAGSMEVLKEAIDGGKIKNVGEAYTDGWLPANAQKNMEQFLTANDNKVDAVVAANDGTAGGVVAALTAQGLAGTVPVSGQDGDHAALNRIALGTQTVSVWKDARELGKNAAEIASQLADGKKMADIAGAKDFTTPGGNTVKSLFLTPVAITKDNLNVVIDAGWIKKDEVCAGVAAGSVAVCN, from the coding sequence ATGAAGAAATTCGCAACCGCCATGCTGGCGGGTGTCGCCTTGTCGTTGACGCTCGCGTCGGTCGCCGAGGCGAAGGACAAGGTGATCGGCGTTTCCTGGTCGAACTTCCAGGAAGAGCGCTGGAAAACCGATGAAGCGGCGATGAAGAAGGCCATCGAGGCGGCCGGCGACAAGTATATTTCCGCTGACGCGCAGTCCAATCCGGGCAAGCAGCTGACCGACGTCGAAAGCCTGATCTCGCAGGGCGCCAATGCCCTGATCGTGCTGGCGCAGGACGCTTCGGCCATCGGGCCGGCGGTGCAGAAGGCGCTGGACGAGGGCATTCCGGTCGTCGGCTACGACCGGCTGATCGAGAACAAGGACGTCTTCTACCTGACCTTCGACAACAAGGAAGTCGGCCGCATGCAGGCCCGCGAAGTGTTCAAGGTCAAGCCGGAAGGCAACTATGTCTTCATCAAGGGCTCGGGCGCCGACCCGAACGCCGATTTCCTCTTCGCCGGGTCCATGGAAGTGCTGAAGGAAGCCATCGACGGCGGCAAGATCAAGAATGTCGGCGAGGCCTATACCGACGGCTGGCTGCCCGCCAACGCGCAGAAGAACATGGAGCAGTTCCTGACCGCCAACGACAACAAGGTCGATGCGGTGGTGGCGGCCAATGACGGCACCGCCGGCGGCGTCGTCGCCGCGCTGACGGCGCAGGGCCTCGCCGGGACCGTTCCGGTGTCGGGCCAGGACGGCGACCACGCCGCGCTGAACCGCATCGCGCTCGGCACCCAGACCGTGTCGGTGTGGAAGGACGCGCGCGAACTCGGCAAGAACGCCGCCGAGATCGCCTCGCAGCTCGCCGACGGCAAGAAGATGGCCGACATCGCCGGCGCCAAGGATTTCACGACGCCCGGCGGCAACACCGTCAAGTCGCTGTTCCTGACCCCGGTGGCAATCACCAAGGACAATCTCAACGTCGTCATCGACGCCGGCTGGATCAAGAAGGACGAAGTCTGCGCGGGCGTTGCCGCCGGCAGCGTTGCGGTCTGCAACTGA
- a CDS encoding sugar ABC transporter permease encodes MTDTTSSTVAADRARAAELSAAGRFLKATELDTRMLGMVGALLVIWIGIHVLSGGLFLTPRNLWNLSVQTSSVAIMATGMVLVIVMRNIDLSVGSVEGVVGMIMGVAQAEFLIRVIGLDLGNPWLWIIALAAGVVLGLAIGAFQGFIIAYMEVPAFIVTLGGLLVWRGLAWMITSGRTVAPLDATFQLMGGGPRGSIGATASWVVGVVACAAVAFALLNGRSQRKRFNFPLRPVWAEVFLGVVACAAILGAVSVANSYPWPVGIVRQYAQQNGVTIPEGGLFIAHGIAIPVLMAVAVGIVMTFITRRTRFGRYVFAIGGNPEAASLAGINTRWVTMKVFMIMGVLASISAAISSARLNAATNALGTLDELLVIAAAVIGGTSLAGGSGTVLGAMLGALLMQSLQSGMVLLGIDSPLQSIVVGAVLVVAVWLDTVYRKRV; translated from the coding sequence ATGACCGATACGACCTCAAGTACGGTCGCCGCGGACCGGGCACGCGCAGCCGAACTCAGCGCCGCCGGCCGCTTCCTCAAGGCAACCGAACTCGACACGCGCATGCTCGGCATGGTCGGCGCGCTGCTGGTCATCTGGATCGGCATCCACGTCCTGTCGGGCGGGCTTTTCCTGACGCCGCGCAACCTGTGGAACCTGTCGGTGCAGACGTCCTCGGTAGCCATCATGGCGACCGGGATGGTGCTGGTCATCGTCATGCGCAATATCGATCTTTCCGTTGGCTCCGTCGAAGGCGTGGTCGGCATGATCATGGGCGTGGCGCAGGCCGAATTCCTGATCCGGGTCATCGGTCTCGATCTCGGAAATCCCTGGCTGTGGATCATCGCGCTCGCCGCCGGCGTGGTGCTTGGCCTGGCGATCGGCGCGTTCCAGGGCTTCATCATCGCCTATATGGAGGTGCCGGCCTTCATCGTCACGCTGGGCGGCCTGCTGGTCTGGCGCGGATTGGCCTGGATGATCACCAGCGGCCGCACGGTCGCGCCGCTCGACGCCACCTTCCAGTTGATGGGCGGCGGACCGCGCGGCTCGATCGGCGCCACGGCGAGCTGGGTCGTCGGCGTCGTCGCCTGCGCGGCGGTCGCCTTCGCGCTGCTCAACGGCCGCTCGCAGCGCAAGCGGTTCAATTTCCCGCTGCGTCCGGTGTGGGCGGAAGTCTTCCTCGGCGTCGTCGCCTGCGCCGCCATCCTCGGCGCGGTCTCAGTCGCCAATTCCTATCCGTGGCCGGTCGGCATCGTGCGCCAGTACGCCCAGCAGAACGGCGTCACCATTCCCGAAGGCGGTCTGTTCATCGCCCACGGCATCGCCATACCGGTGCTGATGGCGGTCGCGGTCGGCATTGTCATGACCTTCATCACCAGGCGAACCCGCTTCGGCCGCTATGTCTTCGCCATCGGCGGCAATCCGGAGGCGGCCTCGCTCGCCGGCATCAACACGCGCTGGGTGACGATGAAGGTGTTCATGATCATGGGCGTGCTGGCCTCGATCAGCGCCGCCATCTCGTCGGCGCGCCTCAACGCCGCCACCAACGCGCTGGGCACGCTGGACGAGCTCCTGGTCATCGCCGCCGCCGTCATCGGCGGCACGTCGCTCGCCGGCGGTTCGGGAACCGTGTTGGGGGCCATGCTCGGCGCGCTGCTGATGCAGTCGCTGCAGTCAGGCATGGTGCTGCTCGGCATCGACTCGCCGCTGCAAAGCATAGTCGTCGGCGCGGTTCTGGTCGTCGCCGTCTGGCTCGACACCGTCTACCGCAAGCGAGTCTGA
- a CDS encoding ATP-binding cassette domain-containing protein, producing MEKTAPIGTPLIDMRNISIAFGGIRAVDDASIDLFPGEVVALLGHNGAGKSTLIKILSGAYKRDAGQIFVNGEEASISNPRDAKKYGIETIYQTLALADNVDAAANLFLGRELMTAWGTLDDVAMEAEARKVMGRLNPRFQRFKEPVIKLSGGQRQSVAIARAILFNARILIMDEPTAALGPQETAQVGELVRQLKADGIGIFLISHDIHDVFELADRVCVMKNGQVVGTARTGDVTQDEVLGMIILGKCPPGAIPGPGALKIAA from the coding sequence ATGGAAAAGACAGCTCCCATCGGCACGCCGCTGATCGACATGCGCAACATCTCGATCGCCTTCGGCGGCATCCGCGCCGTCGACGATGCCTCGATCGATCTCTTTCCGGGCGAGGTGGTGGCGCTGCTCGGCCACAACGGCGCCGGCAAGTCGACGCTGATCAAGATCCTGTCCGGCGCCTACAAGCGCGACGCCGGCCAGATCTTCGTCAACGGCGAGGAGGCCTCGATCTCCAATCCGCGCGACGCCAAGAAATACGGCATCGAGACGATCTACCAGACGCTGGCGCTTGCCGACAATGTCGACGCCGCCGCCAATCTTTTCCTCGGCCGCGAGCTGATGACCGCCTGGGGCACGCTCGACGACGTCGCCATGGAGGCCGAGGCGCGCAAGGTGATGGGCCGGCTCAATCCGCGCTTCCAGCGCTTCAAGGAGCCGGTGATCAAGCTCTCCGGCGGCCAGCGGCAATCGGTGGCGATCGCCCGCGCGATCCTGTTCAATGCGCGCATCCTGATCATGGACGAGCCGACGGCGGCGCTCGGCCCGCAGGAGACGGCCCAGGTGGGCGAACTGGTGCGCCAGCTCAAGGCCGACGGCATAGGCATCTTCCTGATCAGCCACGACATCCATGACGTGTTCGAGCTGGCCGATCGTGTCTGCGTGATGAAGAACGGCCAGGTCGTCGGCACGGCGCGCACCGGCGACGTGACCCAGGACGAGGTGCTTGGTATGATCATTTTGGGCAAGTGCCCGCCGGGCGCCATCCCGGGTCCCGGAGCGCTGAAAATCGCGGCCTGA
- a CDS encoding CHASE domain-containing protein produces the protein MKKLFPIVAFIAVALISLTMAGFAYFATQEAARIKFEGTADDALNRIESRIDLHLSLLRSTQALFDARNGDITRGEFNAFFTALDIDDNFAGLRGIGFLRLAKTGDEAAVERDILHDHGSAHPIYPATTQQPWRTPIVLFEPLDTSNQSIIGFDMFSEPMRRAAIEKAMADDRQHASGLVQLGQGQGQEQTFPGFLVFVRLNVETAPDVINASRSSTAGLLYAAFRARDLFQVALSKAPLLPVNVEIYDGKPGGDNLLFRSEAPPAESLGGRLVARRDIVVAGRPWTVLFRPTSAFSLPSSRAIPVMLGLFGLLLAGAIALVARYQERAYEAKSLLHEATEKSLLEKELILQEMKHRIKNSITRVLAIARQTASQATDVKEFSASFSARLQAMAASQDMLTRSRWQKADLGDLLRIELGQVFGKELPEGILSGPEVLLDETTTQALGLTFHELATNALKYGEAGSTANVLKGDWALKVDWMVERRGRERTLVLNWRETGQEKLEAPAKTGFGTKLIDLNVTRELHGTIKRDFQADGLKVEIRLPLAE, from the coding sequence TTGAAAAAGCTCTTTCCGATCGTCGCTTTCATTGCCGTCGCGCTGATCAGCCTGACGATGGCGGGGTTTGCCTATTTCGCGACCCAGGAGGCGGCGCGCATCAAGTTCGAGGGAACGGCCGACGACGCGCTCAACCGCATCGAGAGCCGCATCGACCTGCATCTGTCGCTGCTGCGCTCGACGCAGGCGCTGTTCGATGCCCGCAACGGCGACATCACGCGCGGCGAATTCAACGCCTTCTTCACCGCGCTCGACATCGACGACAATTTCGCCGGCCTGCGCGGCATCGGCTTCCTGCGGCTGGCAAAGACCGGCGACGAGGCGGCGGTCGAGCGCGACATCCTGCACGATCACGGTTCGGCGCACCCGATCTATCCGGCCACCACGCAACAGCCGTGGCGAACGCCGATCGTGCTTTTCGAGCCACTCGACACGTCCAACCAGTCGATCATCGGCTTCGACATGTTCAGCGAGCCGATGCGGCGGGCGGCGATCGAGAAGGCCATGGCCGACGACCGGCAGCATGCGAGCGGACTCGTTCAACTTGGCCAGGGACAAGGGCAGGAGCAAACCTTCCCCGGTTTCCTGGTCTTCGTGCGGCTGAACGTGGAAACGGCTCCGGACGTCATCAATGCCAGCCGTTCCTCGACCGCGGGCCTCCTCTACGCCGCCTTCCGCGCGCGCGATTTGTTCCAGGTGGCGCTCAGCAAGGCTCCGCTGCTGCCGGTCAATGTCGAGATTTATGACGGCAAGCCGGGAGGCGACAATCTCCTGTTCCGCTCGGAGGCGCCGCCGGCCGAATCGCTTGGCGGAAGGCTTGTGGCGCGCCGGGATATCGTCGTGGCCGGCCGGCCCTGGACTGTCCTGTTTCGGCCGACGAGCGCTTTTTCGTTGCCTTCCTCGCGCGCCATTCCGGTGATGCTCGGGCTGTTCGGCCTGCTGCTGGCCGGGGCGATCGCCCTGGTGGCCCGCTATCAGGAACGCGCCTATGAGGCGAAGTCGCTGCTGCATGAGGCGACGGAGAAGAGCCTGCTGGAAAAGGAGCTGATCCTGCAGGAGATGAAGCACCGCATCAAGAATTCGATCACAAGGGTACTGGCGATCGCGCGGCAGACTGCTTCCCAGGCCACCGACGTGAAGGAGTTCTCCGCATCATTTTCGGCGCGGCTGCAGGCGATGGCCGCGTCGCAGGACATGCTGACACGCTCGCGCTGGCAGAAAGCGGATCTCGGCGATCTCCTGCGCATCGAACTCGGCCAGGTGTTCGGCAAGGAGCTTCCCGAAGGCATATTGTCGGGGCCAGAGGTGCTGCTCGACGAGACGACGACACAGGCGCTCGGCCTGACCTTCCACGAGCTTGCCACCAATGCGCTGAAATATGGCGAAGCCGGCAGCACGGCCAATGTTCTCAAGGGAGACTGGGCGCTGAAAGTCGACTGGATGGTGGAACGGCGCGGACGCGAGCGGACGCTGGTGCTCAACTGGCGCGAGACGGGGCAGGAAAAGCTGGAAGCACCGGCCAAGACCGGCTTCGGCACCAAGCTGATCGATCTCAATGTCACGCGCGAGCTGCACGGCACGATCAAGCGCGATTTTCAGGCCGACGGACTGAAAGTGGAGATAAGGCTTCCGCTGGCGGAGTGA
- a CDS encoding YMGG-like glycine zipper-containing protein, with translation MRKMIIAMVAVVAVSGCTTTEQDVVGGGLIGAGVGGLVGGGKGALIGAAVGAGSGLLVRNLRNGYCQYRDHRGRIYTARCN, from the coding sequence ATGCGGAAGATGATCATTGCCATGGTTGCCGTGGTCGCTGTCAGCGGCTGCACCACGACCGAGCAGGATGTGGTCGGCGGCGGCCTGATCGGCGCCGGTGTGGGCGGCCTGGTCGGCGGCGGCAAGGGCGCGCTGATCGGCGCGGCCGTCGGCGCCGGGTCCGGCCTCTTGGTCCGCAACCTGCGCAATGGCTATTGCCAGTATCGCGATCACCGCGGCCGGATCTACACCGCTCGCTGCAATTGA